A single genomic interval of Mycolicibacterium holsaticum DSM 44478 = JCM 12374 harbors:
- a CDS encoding AAA family ATPase has protein sequence MQNTAEPGSRPGASEAINTNTNGHHDMGLGALAEWISGAQWADELGVDPDSGIGEVLGENAWKAVRKFCRRYAVDVYHYGSDGMAFSDFEALPREVWRTASPKVELTRAQVAEFADDALTEDPHEIGEKLQRERLQRYRERDRAERALKAKSIPSDRLYTLDEVARVCGDNTADAVLAVIERANRRTWNTPKPHNHREHEYLITAAELYAKFHVAVRAIAMMTAATEQDQDAALDRLSLARARHRNDVTERAKAGDADPDDGTPLYADIAQLLDGGVPDPPTPDILRRKDGVGLFYRGEINLLYGDPEDGKTMVALAGCAEVLRDGGTVLFVDLDDNGVESIVTRLLMLGAPESALRAGRFRYCSPAGRDRLEQVIKDCTVDGQIPDVAVIDCVGELVPMFDGSNNDSDDFTRIIRATAGLLARSGVCVVLIDHMAKSTDSRKYGAGGTMAKRRRVGGTQLRVDVEVPLRKGQGGTLRLSIRKDRHSGLRQHCHPVSSSSANDGLQQAGRFIIDPGDTAWCVAVDPMVLSAEDGAPTHDGKHSRYIEAAQGLDEGWTITALAQRVHGDQCTEAQRKDTGRAVKHMIATGCVEKLAAGGKFKPATHRLMRD, from the coding sequence ATGCAGAATACCGCCGAACCCGGCAGCCGCCCCGGGGCGTCAGAGGCAATCAACACCAACACCAATGGGCACCACGACATGGGACTCGGCGCCCTTGCGGAGTGGATCAGCGGCGCGCAATGGGCTGACGAGCTCGGCGTCGACCCCGACAGCGGCATCGGTGAAGTCCTCGGCGAGAACGCCTGGAAGGCAGTGCGCAAGTTCTGCCGTCGCTACGCCGTCGACGTCTATCACTATGGCTCCGATGGGATGGCGTTCTCCGACTTCGAGGCGCTGCCGCGTGAAGTTTGGCGCACCGCGAGCCCAAAGGTCGAATTGACCCGCGCGCAGGTCGCCGAGTTCGCCGACGATGCGCTGACCGAGGATCCGCACGAGATCGGCGAGAAGCTCCAACGAGAGCGGTTACAGCGGTACCGCGAGAGAGACCGGGCCGAACGTGCCCTAAAGGCGAAAAGCATTCCCAGTGATCGCCTGTACACGTTGGATGAGGTTGCGCGGGTCTGTGGAGACAACACCGCCGATGCTGTGCTCGCAGTGATAGAGCGAGCCAATCGGCGGACATGGAACACGCCGAAGCCGCACAACCATCGTGAGCATGAGTATTTGATCACCGCCGCCGAGTTGTACGCGAAGTTCCACGTGGCGGTACGCGCCATCGCCATGATGACCGCGGCGACCGAACAGGATCAGGATGCCGCCCTGGACAGGCTCAGCCTGGCCCGCGCTCGACACCGCAACGACGTGACCGAGCGAGCGAAAGCCGGTGACGCAGACCCCGACGACGGAACGCCGCTCTACGCCGACATCGCGCAGCTTCTCGACGGTGGCGTGCCCGACCCGCCAACGCCGGACATTCTGCGCCGTAAGGATGGCGTCGGACTGTTCTACCGCGGTGAGATCAATCTGCTCTACGGCGATCCCGAGGACGGCAAAACCATGGTTGCGCTCGCTGGGTGTGCCGAGGTGCTGCGCGACGGCGGCACCGTCTTGTTCGTAGACCTGGATGACAACGGCGTCGAATCCATCGTCACCCGACTGCTGATGCTCGGAGCGCCGGAATCCGCATTGCGCGCGGGCAGGTTCCGCTACTGCTCACCCGCAGGCCGCGACCGCTTGGAGCAAGTGATCAAGGACTGCACGGTCGACGGGCAGATTCCCGACGTCGCGGTCATCGACTGTGTGGGCGAGCTGGTGCCAATGTTCGACGGCAGCAATAACGACAGCGACGACTTCACCAGGATCATCCGCGCCACTGCCGGGCTGCTGGCGCGGTCGGGAGTGTGTGTCGTGCTGATTGACCACATGGCCAAGAGCACCGACAGCCGCAAATATGGAGCGGGCGGAACCATGGCCAAACGCCGGCGAGTGGGCGGAACGCAACTGCGGGTCGATGTTGAGGTGCCGCTGCGCAAGGGGCAGGGCGGGACGCTGCGATTGTCGATTCGCAAGGACCGGCACAGCGGGCTACGCCAACACTGCCACCCGGTCTCGAGCTCGAGCGCCAACGACGGTCTGCAACAGGCAGGACGTTTCATCATCGACCCCGGAGACACCGCGTGGTGTGTTGCCGTCGACCCAATGGTTTTGAGCGCCGAGGATGGCGCGCCGACGCACGACGGCAAGCACAGCCGCTACATCGAGGCAGCACAAGGGCTCGATGAAGGATGGACGATCACCGCCCTTGCGCAACGTGTCCACGGCGACCAGTGCACCGAAGCGCAGCGTAAGGACACCGGCCGCGCCGTCAAACACATGATCGCCACCGGTTGCGTTGAAAAGCTCGCCGCAGGAGGCAAGTTCAAGCCTGCGACACACCGCCTCATGCGCGACTAG
- a CDS encoding excisionase family DNA-binding protein, with protein MPARPITPDFESLQHAAARTGFSVFTFRALVSSGKLPAYRLSDKPGSAIRVKRADVDALMKPLIPEAVYAD; from the coding sequence ATGCCCGCCCGTCCCATCACTCCCGACTTTGAGTCTCTCCAGCACGCCGCCGCGCGTACTGGATTCTCCGTCTTCACCTTCCGTGCGCTGGTGAGCAGCGGGAAGTTGCCCGCGTACCGCCTGAGCGACAAGCCCGGGAGTGCGATCCGCGTTAAGCGCGCCGACGTCGATGCCCTCATGAAACCGCTTATCCCCGAGGCTGTGTACGCCGACTAA
- a CDS encoding tyrosine-type recombinase/integrase has product MPTRKPQSTPRRLAFGRARQERSGRWSAAYLHHGVLHRAVATFPTKQAATSWLDGEQHLIELDRRTPGTWTPPAERATKAAAARLTLRGYAKPWLEQRNISRRTRENYRYHLESNILPTLGDHALTKITPEDVRVWFSGLGTDYPTRNARAYGVLTAVLNTAVDDGLIDRSPARIKGGTAVKHTKRSVVLLEPGELAALAEAMPAELRLTVLLAGWCGLRRGEVFGLTREDIGTGCATVRINKAVVYREHTYTCGPTKTRESNRTVTVPIHLRPVIESHLREHTGKAKSALLFPDPETGSFYTEGRFRGPFFAARKAIDKEGLHFHDLRHFGGVMAAVAGATTKEVMDRLGHTTSTAAMRYQHVAAGRTDALAERLSALAAPKTP; this is encoded by the coding sequence GTGCCAACACGCAAACCACAGAGCACCCCCCGCCGTCTGGCCTTCGGCCGGGCGCGGCAAGAACGGTCGGGCCGATGGTCTGCGGCCTACCTCCATCACGGCGTACTGCACCGGGCCGTCGCCACCTTCCCCACAAAGCAGGCGGCGACCTCCTGGCTCGACGGTGAGCAACATCTGATCGAGCTGGACCGGCGCACCCCGGGAACCTGGACACCGCCCGCAGAACGCGCCACCAAAGCCGCCGCGGCCCGCCTCACATTGCGCGGTTACGCCAAGCCGTGGCTCGAACAGCGCAACATATCTCGCCGCACCCGAGAGAACTACCGCTACCACCTGGAGTCCAACATCCTGCCCACGCTCGGAGACCACGCGCTCACTAAGATCACGCCCGAGGATGTCCGCGTGTGGTTCTCGGGGTTGGGCACCGATTACCCAACCCGCAACGCGCGCGCATACGGAGTGTTGACCGCCGTGCTCAACACTGCGGTGGACGACGGTTTGATCGACCGCTCCCCCGCCCGAATCAAGGGCGGCACCGCGGTCAAGCACACCAAGCGCTCGGTGGTCCTGCTGGAGCCGGGCGAGCTGGCTGCGCTCGCCGAGGCCATGCCCGCTGAGTTGCGGCTGACGGTGCTGCTGGCGGGATGGTGCGGGCTGCGGCGCGGTGAGGTGTTCGGCCTGACCCGCGAGGACATCGGAACAGGCTGTGCCACCGTGCGGATCAACAAGGCGGTCGTCTACCGGGAGCACACCTACACCTGCGGCCCGACGAAAACCAGAGAATCGAACCGCACTGTGACGGTACCGATCCACCTGCGGCCGGTAATCGAGAGTCACCTGCGTGAGCACACCGGCAAGGCCAAGAGCGCGTTGCTGTTCCCCGATCCCGAGACCGGATCGTTCTACACAGAGGGGCGATTCCGCGGCCCGTTCTTCGCCGCCCGCAAGGCTATCGACAAAGAGGGTCTGCACTTCCATGACCTTCGCCACTTCGGCGGCGTCATGGCGGCAGTGGCCGGGGCTACGACCAAAGAGGTCATGGACCGCCTCGGCCACACCACCAGCACCGCCGCGATGCGCTACCAGCACGTCGCGGCCGGCCGCACCGATGCCCTGGCCGAACGCTTGTCGGCACTAGCGGCGCCCAAAACTCCGTAA
- a CDS encoding LppP/LprE family lipoprotein — translation MRFARLLGLLTMVLVAAGCGSSPPPAAPSTSASCSPSDAPSADVIAAEIGKLPAAQWRESDRGHTVDCRLHWVVVTSGDADDSPQQVLFFEHQRPLGTPTPQPRPYISVMPTGNETAVLQYRWRQGDDPACCPTGIGNVRFRVVDGRLTAVDPIPGP, via the coding sequence ATGCGTTTTGCTCGGCTGCTCGGGCTGCTGACCATGGTGTTGGTCGCCGCCGGATGCGGCTCCAGCCCGCCGCCCGCCGCGCCGAGCACCTCGGCGTCCTGTTCCCCGTCCGACGCGCCCAGCGCCGACGTCATCGCTGCCGAGATCGGGAAGCTCCCCGCAGCCCAGTGGCGCGAGTCCGACCGCGGGCACACCGTGGACTGCCGACTGCACTGGGTCGTCGTCACATCCGGCGATGCCGACGACAGCCCTCAGCAGGTGCTGTTCTTCGAACACCAGCGACCGCTCGGCACCCCGACACCGCAGCCCCGGCCCTACATCAGCGTCATGCCCACCGGTAACGAGACCGCCGTCCTGCAGTACCGGTGGCGTCAGGGTGACGACCCGGCGTGCTGCCCGACGGGCATCGGCAACGTCCGGTTCAGGGTCGTCGACGGCAGATTGACCGCGGTCGACCCGATCCCCGGCCCGTAG
- a CDS encoding acyl-CoA dehydrogenase family protein, with protein sequence MTTTAEHLRNALDGRWRDVKNRMREELSTEVFRPHYTPNTVIARTKVAEQMKIMADHGAAEDGFKKEHGGNGDVGAAVTQIEMLAMSDLSLMVKAGVQWGLFGGAVENLGTERHHEKYVPKIINLDLLGCFAMTETGHGSDVQSLETTATYDPATQEFIIDSPTRTSRKDYIGGAAETARMAAVFAQLITPDGVGHGVHCFLVPLRDDDGNDLPGVTTSDNHYKGGLPGVDNGRIQFAHVRVPRENLLNKYADVAEDGTYSSPIENPNRRFFTMLGTLIRGRVTVAGSAAAAARVALDIATRYALQRRQFAAPDDENEVLIMDYLVHQRRLLPLIAKSYALQFAQNELVAKCHELQTADDPDPEEQRELEARAAGLKATNTWHATRAIQEAREACGGAGYMAENRLIALKADTDVFTTFEGDNHVLTQLVAKQLLTDYADDVKSMSPVEWVRFAAETVGTRVLKRTAAQPIIQTILDNRQDNEEEGSLFNRGTQVQMFEDREEYMLSTVARRLQGKAKEMSAFEAFNAVQDHVLHAARAHIDRTILEAFVAGIDTCQDEEARKILEMVCDLYALTVIEEDRAWFMEHRFLSTERAKAVTRGINERCRNLRPYAELLVDGFGIPEQLRYAEMLHPENIVDT encoded by the coding sequence ATGACCACCACTGCAGAGCACCTACGCAATGCGCTCGACGGCCGTTGGCGCGATGTGAAGAACCGGATGCGTGAGGAACTCTCCACCGAGGTTTTCCGCCCGCACTACACCCCCAACACGGTCATCGCCCGCACCAAAGTGGCCGAGCAGATGAAGATCATGGCCGACCACGGCGCCGCCGAAGACGGATTCAAGAAGGAACACGGCGGCAACGGCGATGTCGGTGCCGCGGTCACCCAGATCGAGATGCTGGCCATGTCGGATCTGTCGCTGATGGTCAAGGCCGGTGTGCAGTGGGGGTTGTTCGGCGGGGCTGTCGAGAACCTCGGCACCGAACGCCACCACGAGAAGTACGTGCCCAAGATCATCAACCTCGACCTGCTCGGCTGCTTTGCGATGACCGAGACCGGCCACGGCAGCGACGTGCAGTCGCTGGAGACCACCGCGACCTACGATCCGGCCACCCAAGAGTTCATCATCGACTCCCCCACCCGCACCTCCCGTAAGGACTACATCGGCGGTGCGGCCGAAACCGCGCGGATGGCAGCGGTTTTCGCGCAGCTGATCACACCCGATGGGGTGGGGCACGGTGTGCACTGCTTCCTGGTCCCGCTGCGCGACGACGACGGCAACGATCTGCCGGGGGTGACCACGTCGGACAACCACTACAAGGGCGGCCTGCCCGGCGTCGACAACGGGCGCATCCAGTTCGCCCACGTGCGGGTGCCGCGGGAGAACCTGCTCAACAAGTACGCCGACGTCGCCGAGGACGGCACCTACTCATCGCCGATCGAGAACCCCAACCGACGGTTCTTCACGATGTTGGGCACGCTGATCCGCGGTCGCGTCACCGTCGCAGGCAGCGCGGCCGCGGCCGCGCGGGTGGCGCTCGACATCGCCACCCGATATGCGTTGCAGCGCAGGCAGTTCGCCGCACCCGACGACGAGAACGAAGTGCTGATCATGGATTACCTTGTCCATCAGCGCCGGTTGCTGCCGTTGATCGCGAAATCCTATGCGCTGCAGTTCGCGCAGAACGAGTTGGTGGCCAAATGCCACGAACTGCAGACGGCCGACGATCCCGATCCCGAAGAGCAGCGCGAGTTGGAAGCCCGCGCCGCGGGCCTGAAGGCAACCAACACCTGGCACGCGACGCGCGCGATCCAAGAAGCCCGCGAAGCCTGCGGCGGGGCCGGGTACATGGCCGAGAACAGGTTGATCGCGCTGAAGGCCGACACCGATGTGTTCACCACGTTCGAGGGTGACAACCATGTGCTCACCCAGCTGGTCGCCAAGCAGCTGCTCACCGACTACGCCGACGACGTCAAGAGCATGAGCCCGGTGGAATGGGTGCGCTTCGCCGCCGAGACCGTCGGCACCCGCGTGCTCAAACGCACTGCGGCGCAACCGATCATCCAGACGATCCTGGACAACCGCCAGGACAACGAAGAAGAGGGCAGCCTGTTCAACCGCGGTACTCAGGTGCAGATGTTCGAGGACCGCGAGGAGTACATGCTGTCCACCGTGGCGCGCCGGCTGCAGGGCAAGGCCAAGGAGATGAGCGCGTTCGAGGCGTTCAACGCCGTGCAGGATCACGTGTTGCACGCCGCGCGCGCACACATCGACCGCACCATCCTGGAAGCGTTCGTCGCAGGCATCGACACATGCCAGGACGAGGAGGCCCGCAAGATCCTCGAGATGGTCTGTGACCTGTACGCGCTGACCGTGATCGAAGAGGACCGCGCCTGGTTCATGGAGCACCGTTTCCTGTCCACCGAGCGCGCCAAGGCCGTCACCCGCGGGATCAACGAACGCTGCCGCAACCTGCGTCCGTACGCGGAGTTGCTGGTCGACGGGTTCGGCATTCCCGAGCAGTTGCGTTACGCCGAGATGCTGCACCCGGAGAACATCGTCGACACCTGA
- a CDS encoding VIT1/CCC1 transporter family protein: MPKWVSPTGAPHLTTHRHADVTGGWLRAATFGAMDGLVSNTALIAGVAAAASAQTVVISGVAGLLAGAFSMAMGEYTSVTTANEQIESEVLVERRSFRKNPQAEEAELVAMLMEMGMTRETATKAADEVHRDESRALNFHLVQELGVDPREKPSPWVAAASSFVLFAIGAIIPLIPYLLGYESLWVGLACGGLGLLIAGAMAARITRKPAWFGSLRQLAFGTVAIAATYFVGTLLDTVA, from the coding sequence ATGCCTAAATGGGTGTCGCCCACGGGTGCGCCTCACCTCACCACCCACCGGCACGCCGACGTCACCGGCGGCTGGCTGCGCGCCGCCACGTTCGGCGCCATGGACGGCCTCGTCAGCAACACTGCGCTGATCGCGGGCGTCGCGGCCGCCGCCAGCGCGCAGACCGTGGTGATCAGCGGCGTCGCCGGGCTGCTGGCGGGCGCCTTCTCGATGGCCATGGGGGAGTACACCTCGGTGACCACTGCCAACGAACAGATCGAGTCCGAGGTTCTCGTCGAGCGCCGCTCCTTCCGCAAGAACCCGCAAGCCGAAGAGGCCGAGCTGGTGGCGATGCTGATGGAGATGGGTATGACGCGCGAAACCGCGACGAAGGCCGCCGACGAGGTGCACCGTGACGAGAGCCGCGCGTTGAACTTCCACCTCGTGCAGGAGCTCGGTGTGGACCCCAGGGAGAAGCCGTCGCCGTGGGTGGCGGCGGCCTCGTCGTTCGTGTTGTTCGCGATCGGCGCGATCATCCCGCTGATCCCCTACCTGCTCGGATACGAATCGCTGTGGGTCGGCCTGGCGTGCGGCGGGCTGGGACTGCTCATCGCCGGGGCCATGGCCGCCCGGATCACCCGCAAACCGGCGTGGTTCGGATCGCTGCGCCAGTTGGCGTTCGGCACCGTGGCGATTGCGGCCACCTACTTTGTCGGAACATTGCTCGATACCGTGGCCTAG
- a CDS encoding esterase-like activity of phytase family protein: MRGLLQSALACAVLVSACGGAETTDVHGPQYLGQLKLRDGATLDGTAIGGLSGLSYDRDGDLYYLISDDRSAKNPARFYTARITLSDSGVEDVDFVGTHPLLDADGKPFAPLNADARPPVVPPDPEGIAVDVGRQRIYWSSEGERQGEAMLDPSVRIADLDGGYLGEFTLPPMLHMSGEETGPRRNVGLEGLSLSPDGRHLWAAMEGPRYDDGELPSEADGALVRITKFDVETRAATAQYTYRVDAVASGPGGDNGLSELVAVDDDEFLVLERGYGTHVQARLYRVVIGDADDVLARPSLRDAPVQTMTKTLLVDLAGAVDPIDNLEGMTLGPTLPDGRQALVLVSDDNFSADQFTQFLAFAL, from the coding sequence GTGCGAGGCCTTCTGCAGTCCGCGCTCGCATGTGCCGTGCTGGTGTCGGCATGCGGCGGCGCCGAAACCACGGACGTCCACGGGCCGCAGTATCTGGGTCAGCTGAAACTGCGGGACGGCGCGACCCTCGATGGCACGGCGATCGGCGGGCTGTCCGGGCTGAGCTATGACCGCGACGGCGACCTGTACTACCTCATCAGCGACGACCGCTCGGCCAAGAACCCGGCACGGTTCTACACCGCCCGGATAACACTGTCCGACAGTGGCGTCGAAGACGTCGACTTTGTCGGCACGCACCCCCTGCTGGACGCCGACGGCAAGCCGTTCGCGCCGCTGAACGCCGACGCCAGGCCACCGGTGGTGCCGCCGGACCCCGAAGGTATCGCCGTTGACGTTGGCCGCCAGCGCATTTACTGGTCCAGCGAGGGCGAACGGCAGGGCGAGGCGATGCTCGACCCGTCGGTACGGATCGCCGACCTCGACGGCGGCTATCTCGGCGAGTTCACCCTGCCCCCGATGTTGCACATGTCCGGCGAGGAAACCGGGCCAAGACGCAACGTTGGGCTGGAAGGCCTCTCGTTGAGCCCGGACGGCCGCCACCTGTGGGCGGCGATGGAGGGACCGCGTTACGACGACGGTGAACTGCCCAGCGAAGCCGACGGCGCGCTGGTCCGGATCACCAAGTTCGACGTCGAGACCCGCGCCGCCACAGCGCAATACACCTACCGCGTCGACGCGGTTGCCTCAGGTCCTGGCGGCGACAACGGCTTGTCCGAACTGGTGGCGGTCGACGACGACGAGTTCCTGGTGCTGGAACGCGGATACGGCACGCACGTCCAAGCGCGTCTGTACCGCGTCGTCATCGGCGACGCCGATGACGTGCTGGCCCGGCCGTCGCTGCGCGATGCGCCGGTGCAGACGATGACCAAGACACTGCTCGTCGATCTGGCCGGCGCCGTCGACCCGATCGACAACCTGGAGGGGATGACGCTCGGGCCCACGCTGCCCGACGGGCGTCAGGCCCTGGTGCTGGTCAGCGACGACAATTTCTCGGCCGATCAGTTCACCCAGTTCCTGGCGTTCGCGCTCTGA
- a CDS encoding acyl-CoA dehydrogenase family protein: MNFDLTDEQRALIEVTRELLERHSSVAAARALIDGPSGYDEQLWRKGVGLGWPALTIAEEHGGLGLQSTELALVAVELGRGLASTPFLPTAVVADAVTRSTAVDRVALLSSLASGTQTAAWAFAEAGQPWSTAGIHTTAVRDGSGYVINGAKASVQDADSAAVLLVDAVLDGRPARFLVPADTTGVKIERQHTLDVTRRYCDVVLDGAVLGATALCAEGAAAEQSIVRSNELAAVLTCAELVGVGERLLELTVAYVKDRVQFGKAVGSFQAVKHKCADMRIWIQSSAAATYFAAMTLDSQHHDSAHAASVAKAYVSDAVNQLAGEALQLHGGIGFTWEHDLHLFLRRARVGAALYGDADHHREELFLAQVLASA, from the coding sequence GTGAATTTCGACCTCACCGACGAGCAGCGGGCGCTGATCGAGGTGACCCGGGAGCTGCTGGAGCGGCACTCGTCGGTGGCGGCGGCGCGGGCGTTGATCGACGGGCCGTCAGGCTACGACGAGCAACTGTGGCGCAAGGGGGTCGGGCTGGGATGGCCCGCCTTGACCATCGCCGAGGAGCACGGCGGACTGGGCTTGCAGTCCACCGAACTGGCTTTGGTGGCAGTCGAACTCGGACGCGGGCTGGCCTCGACTCCGTTCCTGCCGACCGCCGTCGTCGCCGATGCGGTCACCCGCTCGACCGCTGTCGACCGCGTTGCACTGCTGTCTTCGCTGGCCTCCGGTACCCAGACCGCGGCCTGGGCATTCGCCGAGGCCGGACAACCGTGGTCGACGGCCGGGATTCACACCACCGCGGTCCGGGACGGCTCCGGGTATGTCATCAACGGCGCGAAGGCCTCGGTGCAGGACGCCGATTCGGCGGCGGTGCTTCTGGTCGACGCCGTGCTCGACGGGCGGCCGGCGCGCTTTCTGGTTCCGGCCGACACGACCGGTGTGAAAATCGAGCGCCAGCACACGCTCGACGTGACCCGCCGGTACTGCGATGTCGTGCTGGACGGGGCGGTGCTGGGTGCCACCGCGCTGTGCGCCGAGGGCGCGGCCGCCGAGCAGTCGATCGTCCGCTCCAACGAGCTCGCTGCGGTGCTCACCTGCGCCGAACTGGTCGGCGTGGGCGAGCGACTGCTCGAGCTCACGGTGGCCTACGTCAAGGACCGCGTGCAGTTCGGCAAGGCCGTCGGCAGCTTCCAGGCCGTCAAGCACAAGTGTGCGGACATGCGGATCTGGATTCAATCCAGTGCTGCGGCAACCTACTTCGCCGCCATGACCCTCGATAGCCAACATCACGACAGCGCCCACGCGGCCAGCGTCGCCAAGGCCTACGTGTCGGATGCGGTGAATCAGCTTGCCGGCGAGGCGCTGCAACTGCACGGCGGCATCGGTTTCACCTGGGAGCACGACCTGCACCTGTTTCTGCGCCGGGCCCGGGTCGGCGCAGCGCTGTACGGCGACGCCGACCACCACCGCGAGGAGTTGTTCCTGGCGCAGGTTCTCGCCTCCGCCTGA
- a CDS encoding acyl-CoA dehydrogenase family protein, with the protein MHLEQDTHLDFLRERVRALAARHQPPRHGRTGVRAPEAHDIPALREWTARLFSEQMLGVNWPVAYGGLPDPHPLHESVVIDELIRVNAPGPVGGGMLAAAAIIASGSAEQRDYFLPRIRSGEHIWCQLFSEPEAGSDLASLRTRARREDDVFVIDGQKVWTTNGQHADWGYLLARTNPDAPKHAGITAFALDMSLPGVTVRPLREITGTADFNEVFLDGVRVPSKHVIGEVDQGWAVTTASLVHERAGAGSGASLFGALQRLVRLAGSLPDSSGAESGSALDRRDVRQAIGGFVADVHVNSLVAAYNESRALHGGADFADAPVSKILFSQINLALHEYGMQLQGHDGIRVETDPHVHDGGWWQDAFLYGRAFTIAGGTNEVLRNVIAERALGLPRG; encoded by the coding sequence ATGCACCTCGAACAGGACACGCACCTCGACTTCCTGCGCGAGCGAGTACGTGCCTTGGCGGCTCGACATCAACCTCCCCGACATGGCCGGACCGGCGTCCGGGCGCCGGAGGCCCACGACATCCCCGCACTGCGGGAGTGGACCGCCCGGCTGTTCTCCGAGCAAATGCTCGGGGTGAACTGGCCGGTGGCCTACGGGGGGCTGCCCGATCCGCATCCGCTGCACGAATCGGTGGTGATCGACGAGCTGATCCGGGTCAACGCACCCGGTCCGGTCGGTGGCGGGATGCTGGCAGCCGCGGCGATCATCGCGTCGGGGTCCGCCGAGCAGAGGGATTACTTCCTGCCCCGCATCCGCTCTGGCGAACACATCTGGTGCCAGCTGTTCAGTGAGCCGGAAGCTGGTAGCGACCTGGCGAGCCTACGCACCCGCGCACGCCGTGAGGACGACGTCTTCGTCATCGATGGGCAGAAGGTGTGGACGACCAACGGACAGCACGCCGACTGGGGCTATCTGCTGGCCCGCACCAACCCGGACGCGCCCAAGCACGCGGGCATCACGGCGTTTGCTCTGGACATGTCGTTGCCGGGCGTCACGGTGCGGCCGCTGCGCGAGATCACCGGAACGGCGGACTTCAACGAGGTCTTCCTGGACGGGGTGCGCGTCCCGAGCAAGCATGTGATCGGGGAGGTGGATCAGGGCTGGGCGGTGACCACGGCCAGCCTGGTGCACGAACGTGCGGGCGCGGGCAGCGGTGCGTCGCTGTTCGGTGCGCTGCAGCGGCTGGTACGGCTGGCGGGCAGCCTGCCCGACTCGTCGGGCGCCGAATCGGGCTCTGCACTCGATCGCCGAGACGTGCGTCAGGCGATCGGGGGGTTCGTCGCCGACGTGCACGTCAACTCGTTGGTCGCGGCGTACAACGAAAGCCGCGCGCTGCACGGCGGCGCGGACTTCGCCGATGCGCCGGTGTCCAAAATCCTGTTCAGCCAGATCAATCTGGCACTGCACGAATACGGGATGCAACTGCAGGGCCATGACGGCATTCGTGTCGAAACGGATCCGCATGTCCACGACGGTGGTTGGTGGCAGGACGCGTTTCTGTACGGACGGGCCTTCACCATCGCCGGGGGCACCAACGAGGTCTTGCGCAATGTCATCGCGGAACGGGCGCTCGGACTTCCACGTGGCTGA
- a CDS encoding MlaE family ABC transporter permease produces MTTQRPVDPSPLGEVGEWGRGYVQRHPVAALSTVGSQCILGLQALRYLVIDIVRWRFPFWEFVQQAAFMASTAMLPTMCVAIPIGVTLQIQFALLAGQVGATSLAGAASGLAVIRQGAPLVAALLMASAVGSAICADLGSRTIREEVDALEVLGISAIRRLVVPRLAASIVVGVALTGLVCFIGFLAGYLFNTFAQNGAAGSFVMTFASFATVGDLILTMIKAVVFAAIVAIVACDKGLTTKGGPAGVANSVNATVVASILLLMITNVVFTQMYVLLFPKAAL; encoded by the coding sequence ATGACCACGCAGCGCCCGGTGGACCCAAGCCCACTCGGCGAGGTCGGTGAGTGGGGCCGGGGATACGTCCAGCGGCACCCCGTTGCGGCGCTGAGCACCGTTGGCAGCCAGTGCATCCTGGGCCTGCAGGCGCTTCGCTACCTGGTGATCGATATCGTCAGATGGCGGTTTCCGTTCTGGGAGTTCGTGCAGCAGGCGGCGTTCATGGCGTCGACGGCGATGCTGCCGACCATGTGCGTGGCGATCCCGATCGGGGTGACGCTGCAGATCCAGTTCGCCCTGCTGGCCGGACAGGTCGGCGCCACCTCGCTGGCCGGAGCCGCCAGCGGGCTCGCGGTGATCCGGCAGGGCGCGCCGCTGGTGGCCGCCCTGCTGATGGCGTCCGCGGTCGGTTCGGCGATCTGCGCCGACCTCGGCTCGCGCACCATCCGCGAAGAGGTGGACGCCCTTGAAGTTCTTGGGATCTCGGCCATCCGCCGGCTCGTGGTCCCGCGGCTCGCGGCGTCCATCGTCGTCGGCGTCGCGCTGACCGGGCTGGTGTGCTTCATCGGGTTCCTCGCCGGCTATCTGTTCAACACGTTCGCTCAAAACGGTGCGGCGGGCAGCTTCGTGATGACCTTCGCGTCGTTCGCGACCGTCGGCGACCTCATCCTCACCATGATCAAAGCGGTGGTGTTCGCCGCGATCGTCGCCATCGTGGCGTGTGACAAGGGACTGACCACCAAGGGTGGGCCCGCGGGCGTCGCGAACTCGGTCAACGCCACCGTGGTGGCGTCCATCCTGCTGCTGATGATCACCAACGTGGTGTTCACCCAGATGTACGTCCTGCTGTTCCCCAAGGCGGCGCTCTGA